Part of the Brassica oleracea var. oleracea cultivar TO1000 chromosome C8, BOL, whole genome shotgun sequence genome is shown below.
TCGACTAAATGCACTTTTCTGCACTGTACAATCTTTTACATGAGAGAGCGAGACAGTAGTGAAAAGGGTATACAAGTAGTAAACTTGGTATTATTTACTAAGCAAAAAAAGATCATAAAGACAGTTGGTATCCTTTGCCATAAAAATAAAAGACAGTTGGTGTCCTGTCTTTTGAGTAAAGACCAAACAGTTTGTATGATAAGGTTGAGGAAAACAAGGTATTACGAGGGTTATTTTTTTATAAAGGTAACAGCTCTTGCTCAGCGATTATGGCTTCATCTACATGTATATATGGATTTGATGCTTGTTTGCGTTTCCACATCAACCAGACTCCATAAGCTATTAAGCCAACAACTACAGCAACGATCAATATTGCCATCACCACAATGTTGTTTTTCATCACCCATCTTGCCCTAAAACCAAATGCAGTAAAAAAAGAGACTTTTCTTTTGAGACAATCTCTTCTTTTTTATGGTTAAGAATGAGTGTGTTGTACCGTTTTCTTGAAGGCTCGAGTGTGTAACTAACGAGCTCATAGTTTCCGAAGGTGTCAGGAAGCTTGATTTGATGATTGGTAAACCGAGAAACTATGCTCTACAAGGAGAATAAAGAAAAGTCAAGTAAGAGGATGAAAATATAGCAATAAAAAGAGATGTTTATTGTATACCGTTTCTGTGACATTGGAGAATAAACTAGAAGGTTCAGTAGGAACGACAACTACTCTAATGAGAGAGTTGTTTCCTTTGGAGGTGAGGTTCGATATATAGACCTGTGACAAATGACTCCGATATATTAGGAACAAAAAAGAGGGTTGAAGGCTTACAAGCTATAGACTATAGTGTGTTCATCAATATGGCTCACCTGTGAAGATTTGACATCCAGCTCCTTAGATAATACCTTGGAGAGCTCTTCCATGCGAGGTTTCAGATATGACGAATTGACAGTTAGTTGGATATCAAGGTTTATTTGACCAATCTGAATCTCCCCTCCTGAGGAAAATATGTACAAAAACATCGGTAGACATTAAATATAATAATTTTTTTTTTTTTTAGTTGTCACTAACCTGGGAGACTGCTTGATGTGTTGAGGGTTGGATTTGAATCATTTGAAGGCAATGTGGCAGGTGGTGGTGCTAAATCATCAATATGAAGCCTATCTGATAACTCAGAACAATTGGTTCTCCAGAATCCAACCTTAGAATTCTCACGATCATACACAACAAGTGTGTTGCGAACCACAATTCCTTGCAACACAAGACATAAGATTACCAGTGTAATAAAGTGAAGGTAGCCAGAAACAGAGTAAAGATATAATCTATTTACCTCCTAAAAGAGTTGTATGATCTTTACCATTTGGGAATACACCAAGACAGTATGCACCATGCACCTTGGAATGCTTTTATTCAACAAAAGAAGTAATCATATCAGCTGCTACAACATTAGCTATAGAGAGAAAATAAAATCTCATACGAGAATCACTTACTCGAAACAAGTAGTTTTCAGGGGACAACAGCCATGACTGTCCACTCTTAAACACCATTTCCACTGATGGAAATATCGTTGAAAGTCCAGCGGCATCGTTGCTTGAGCATAACGCAACCTAACTTTCAGTAACTTCCCTTGATTGAAATGTTTTGAAAATAGATCACAAAGACATAATACCTTGGAGCAACATGGAAACAAGTATCTTTAAAATTTGGATCAGGGCCATCAATCTTCTTTAATGGGGAAGCTTCTCTCATTAACTACACAATTAAACAACAGGAAGAAGATAAAGAGCCCCAGTCGTGTAAGAGAAAACAAAGATTCGAGAGTTCTTACAGCTTCCTCAAAAGCTGAAAACGCTGCGTCAGGGAGATAAGCATACGTAGTACCACTATCTAAAACAACTCCATGTTCTCCATCAAACGCTCTCGAGTCCAGCAACAAGTCCTTCCCAGCGACACGTATCCCCGTCAAATCTATATTGTAATATGGACTGTCTATGGTATTAAACCGTATCCATTCACCAATCAACACAAAAGACAAACCCTTGGGAACATACCTACGGTCAGGGTCAGAGTCAGTGAACATCATATCAGACGGGTAAGCAAACCCACCAAGAACCATGGAGCCTCCACCAAGATCCATCCCTCCATAACACAAAGCAAAAGAGTTGCTGATCAAACCTTTATCCACCAACTGATCAACAAGACTGAGATCTCCCTGTCCTAACCCAATAATGCCATCAGCACGTTGACTGTAGAGATCACCAGTCTCCACATTCTCACAACCGAAAACAGCTCGGTGCGGTGTAAGCTCGCTTTCGTTCCCGAACGATATAAGATCTTCTCCGAGGACGCCTTTGCTACTGCTGTGTTCGGCGTACTCACGCTCGTAAAGGCATTGTTCTTTATCGTCGTCACAGTGACAGTCCATGTTGCACTTCACTGGTTGGTACGTGGTGGACATCTCCGGCTGAAACTTTGGGTCCTGGTGAAATAACCACGAGATAAGATGTTTGAGGGATGTCATGGTTGATATGAGCTTTATTATTACCTGATGTTTGCCACATTGTTCGCAGTCGGAACAAGGAACGTAAGTGACAGTACTGCCGGAATCAACTATGAGAGCGAACATCTGTGGGGGTGTACCGATCCATAGACGCGTCGTGTAATACCTGCATGTTGCATGATGAAATGATACGTTCTACATTAATTATCAAATATCGGAGAGTGCTGATGAGAGAAAGGGAACTTAGTTTGTTCAGTTGATCGGGGGGTTACCCGTTAAGAAGAATATCGTCGTAGAGTCTCATGCGAGAGTGAGGGAGTGATTTTGAGTGGAGCTTTCGATGGAGAAGAGACATGGATCTCGAAGAATTGGGTTGAAAGAGAAACAACGGGAACACCATTGGACTGCGTGATCCGTCGGCGGGAGGAGGAGATTGGTGGAGAATGTTTTCAGCAGCCGCATTTGAACATGGAAGAGAGAGATAGATTAGGAGTGAGAACATCGCGCCGATAGACGCCAGCGCCATTTAATCGTCGGCGGAATTCTCAGGTGTGATCGTACCGACGGAGAAGATGCGAGTAAGAGGAGGGAAGAAGATGGGAAATAGACAGACGTTAGATCTACTGGAAGTTCGGAACCAAGCTTTGAGACAAAACACAGTTAATGGCCAACTAAATTACGAAACGACGTAGTTTTTTGTTCATAAGACTATACGCAGTTAAAATAATCACATGAAAATGAATCTACGCACCATCTTCTTCTTCCAGTGCCCACCATTTGAAAATTTCGTATATTCCAGACTTTTT
Proteins encoded:
- the LOC106310978 gene encoding aspartic proteinase nepenthesin-2-like isoform X2, with translation MALASIGAMFSLLIYLSLPCSNAAAENILHQSPPPADGSRSPMVFPLFLFQPNSSRSMSLLHRKLHSKSLPHSRMRLYDDILLNGYYTTRLWIGTPPQMFALIVDSGSTVTYVPCSDCEQCGKHQDPKFQPEMSTTYQPVKCNMDCHCDDDKEQCLYEREYAEHSSSKGVLGEDLISFGNESELTPHRAVFGCENVETGDLYSQRADGIIGLGQGDLSLVDQLVDKGLISNSFALCYGGMDLGGGSMVLGGFAYPSDMMFTDSDPDRSPYYNIDLTGIRVAGKDLLLDSRAFDGEHGVVLDSGTTYAYLPDAAFSAFEEALMREASPLKKIDGPDPNFKDTCFHVAPSNDAAGLSTIFPSVEMVFKSGQSWLLSPENYLFRHSKVHGAYCLGVFPNGKDHTTLLGGIVVRNTLVVYDRENSKVGFWRTNCSELSDRLHIDDLAPPPATLPSNDSNPTLNTSSSLPGGEIQIGQINLDIQLTVNSSYLKPRMEELSKVLSKELDVKSSQVYISNLTSKGNNSLIRVVVVPTEPSSLFSNVTETSIVSRFTNHQIKLPDTFGNYELVSYTLEPSRKRCWLNSLWSLVDVETQTSIKSIYTCR
- the LOC106310978 gene encoding aspartic proteinase nepenthesin-2-like isoform X1 yields the protein MALASIGAMFSLLIYLSLPCSNAAAENILHQSPPPADGSRSPMVFPLFLFQPNSSRSMSLLHRKLHSKSLPHSRMRLYDDILLNGYYTTRLWIGTPPQMFALIVDSGSTVTYVPCSDCEQCGKHQDPKFQPEMSTTYQPVKCNMDCHCDDDKEQCLYEREYAEHSSSKGVLGEDLISFGNESELTPHRAVFGCENVETGDLYSQRADGIIGLGQGDLSLVDQLVDKGLISNSFALCYGGMDLGGGSMVLGGFAYPSDMMFTDSDPDRSPYYNIDLTGIRVAGKDLLLDSRAFDGEHGVVLDSGTTYAYLPDAAFSAFEEALMREASPLKKIDGPDPNFKDTCFHVAPSNDAAGLSTIFPSVEMVFKSGQSWLLSPENYLFRHSKVHGAYCLGVFPNGKDHTTLLGGIVVRNTLVVYDRENSKVGFWRTNCSELSDRLHIDDLAPPPATLPSNDSNPTLNTSSSLPGGEIQIGQINLDIQLTVNSSYLKPRMEELSKVLSKELDVKSSQVYISNLTSKGNNSLIRVVVVPTEPSSLFSNVTETSIVSRFTNHQIKLPDTFGNYELVSYTLEPSRKRARWVMKNNIVVMAILIVAVVVGLIAYGVWLMWKRKQASNPYIHVDEAIIAEQELLPL